Proteins from a single region of Chryseobacterium sp. T16E-39:
- the ureC gene encoding urease subunit alpha, translating to MSLHVDRKQYANILGPTAGDRIRLGDTEMIIEIEKDFTHYGDEAVFGGGKTVRDGMGQNVTRKRDEGVLDLCITGAVIIDHWGIVKADIGIKDGKIVGIGKAGNPDTMDGVTPNMIIGASTEVHGGKGYIVTAGGIDTHIHYICPQQIETSLYSGITTMIGGGTGPNDGTNATTVTPGRFNMQRMLEAAEEYPMNLGFFGKGNCSATEPIEEQVEAGALGVKIHEDWGATPATIDAALKVADKYDVQVAIHTDTLNEGGFLEDTMRAINGRVIHTFHTEGAGGGHAPDIIKAAMYPNVLPASTNPTRPYTINTIDEHLDMLMVCHHLSKNIPEDVAFADSRIRPETIAAEDILHDMGVFSIMSSDSQAMGRPGEVITRTWQTASKMKDQRGQLEEDKGSEHDNYRAKRYVAKYTINPAIAHGISEYVGSIEEGKLADLVIWRPALFGVKPEMIYKGGMVIASKMGDPNASIPTPQPVIYRNMFGAHGRAKYGTCATFVSQVSIDNGSIAEFKLEKMILPVKNCRNISKANLIHNDKTPLIEVNPENYKVTVDGEYITCEPAEKLPLTQLYYLF from the coding sequence ATGAGTTTACACGTAGACAGAAAACAATACGCCAATATATTAGGCCCTACAGCTGGAGACAGAATCCGTTTAGGGGACACTGAAATGATTATTGAGATCGAAAAAGATTTTACACATTATGGAGACGAAGCTGTTTTCGGAGGGGGTAAAACTGTTCGTGACGGAATGGGACAGAATGTGACCCGTAAAAGAGATGAAGGGGTGCTGGATCTTTGTATCACAGGAGCGGTCATCATAGATCACTGGGGAATTGTAAAAGCAGATATAGGAATCAAAGACGGAAAGATCGTCGGGATCGGAAAAGCCGGAAATCCTGATACGATGGATGGTGTAACTCCCAACATGATCATTGGAGCTTCTACAGAAGTACATGGCGGAAAAGGATATATTGTAACCGCAGGAGGAATAGACACACACATTCATTACATCTGCCCACAACAGATCGAAACTTCTTTATACAGTGGTATTACAACCATGATTGGTGGTGGGACAGGTCCTAATGACGGAACCAATGCAACCACAGTTACCCCGGGAAGATTCAATATGCAGAGAATGCTCGAGGCGGCAGAAGAATACCCTATGAATCTTGGATTCTTCGGAAAAGGAAATTGTTCAGCAACAGAGCCTATTGAAGAGCAGGTAGAAGCAGGAGCTTTGGGAGTGAAGATCCATGAAGATTGGGGAGCAACCCCTGCGACGATAGATGCTGCACTGAAGGTTGCTGACAAGTATGATGTTCAAGTAGCTATCCATACTGATACCTTAAATGAAGGCGGATTTCTTGAGGACACCATGCGTGCCATTAACGGAAGAGTGATCCACACGTTCCATACGGAAGGAGCAGGAGGAGGTCATGCTCCGGATATCATTAAAGCGGCAATGTATCCTAATGTATTACCGGCATCTACGAATCCGACACGCCCTTATACGATCAATACCATCGATGAACATCTGGATATGCTGATGGTATGTCATCATTTAAGTAAAAATATTCCTGAAGATGTTGCCTTTGCTGATTCACGTATTCGTCCTGAAACCATCGCTGCTGAAGATATTCTGCATGATATGGGAGTATTCAGCATCATGAGTTCCGATTCACAGGCAATGGGAAGACCAGGAGAAGTCATTACGAGAACATGGCAGACAGCCAGCAAAATGAAAGACCAACGCGGTCAGCTTGAAGAAGATAAAGGTTCTGAACATGATAATTACCGTGCAAAAAGATATGTAGCAAAATATACGATCAATCCTGCTATTGCTCACGGGATTTCTGAGTATGTAGGTTCTATTGAAGAAGGTAAATTGGCAGACCTGGTGATCTGGAGACCTGCTTTATTTGGAGTGAAACCGGAGATGATCTATAAAGGAGGAATGGTCATCGCGAGTAAAATGGGTGATCCTAATGCTTCTATTCCAACACCACAACCTGTAATTTACAGAAATATGTTTGGGGCACATGGAAGAGCAAAATATGGGACCTGTGCTACTTTTGTGTCCCAGGTTTCTATAGATAACGGTTCTATTGCTGAATTTAAACTTGAGAAAATGATCCTTCCAGTGAAGAACTGCAGAAATATTTCTAAAGCAAACCTCATCCATAATGACAAAACTCCTTTAATTGAGGTGAATCCGGAAAACTACAAAGTAACCGTAGATGGAGAGTATATTACCTGTGAACCGGCTGAGAAGCTTCCTTTAACCCAATTGTATTATCTGTTCTAA
- the ureB gene encoding urease subunit beta: MIPGEIFVKEGTIICNEGRETVKLKVVNTGDRPIQVGSHFHFFEVNKAMSFDREKAFGKRLNIVASTAVRFEPGEEKEVELVEIGGDKKAIGFNNLVDGSVNSDAQKEESLAKAIQLNFKNQ, from the coding sequence ATGATACCAGGAGAAATTTTTGTAAAAGAAGGAACAATTATCTGCAATGAAGGCAGAGAAACTGTAAAACTAAAAGTAGTAAACACCGGAGACCGTCCTATTCAGGTGGGTTCACACTTTCATTTTTTTGAAGTGAATAAAGCAATGAGCTTTGATCGTGAAAAAGCTTTTGGAAAGCGACTGAATATTGTCGCAAGTACTGCAGTCCGTTTTGAACCGGGGGAAGAAAAAGAAGTCGAGCTTGTTGAAATTGGAGGAGATAAAAAGGCAATAGGGTTTAATAATCTGGTGGATGGATCTGTGAATTCTGATGCTCAGAAAGAAGAAAGCCTTGCAAAAGCAATTCAGTTAAATTTTAAAAATCAGTAA
- the ureA gene encoding urease subunit gamma, with amino-acid sequence MHLTPRETEKLMLHMAGELALKRKARGLKLNYPEAIAIISHFLLEGARDGKKVAELMQEGAQILTKDDVMPGVAEMIHDVQIEATFPDGTKLVTVHNPIR; translated from the coding sequence ATGCACTTAACACCCAGAGAAACAGAGAAACTAATGCTGCATATGGCAGGTGAGTTAGCTCTAAAAAGAAAAGCCAGAGGACTTAAACTCAACTATCCTGAAGCGATAGCGATTATCAGCCACTTTTTATTGGAAGGAGCAAGAGATGGTAAAAAAGTAGCCGAACTGATGCAGGAAGGAGCACAGATTCTAACCAAGGATGATGTAATGCCAGGAGTGGCAGAAATGATCCATGATGTTCAGATCGAAGCAACATTTCCAGATGGAACCAAGTTGGTCACCGTACATAATCCAATCCGTTAA